Genomic segment of Gopherus flavomarginatus isolate rGopFla2 chromosome 2, rGopFla2.mat.asm, whole genome shotgun sequence:
CTAATTGTGCTTCAGGAAAAAAACTTCTTTCCTCATCCTTGCAGGATGAAGCCATGGTCTTTAAGCAGAGCTGCAAACATTATGAGCATGTTAAGGCCAATGAAGGCAATTCTGTTCTCCCCGGCCCATGAAGGAAGGCAGTGAACAggaggattcatagattccaaggccagaaggaatcctCATGACCATCCAGCTTGAGCCCCCGCTCCTCCTTAGAATTTCTCCAAGAAGCTGGattaaagcatatcttttagaaagatttcTAATCTTGCCTTAAAGGCTCCAAGCGATggggactccaccacctcccctgGTAAGCTGTTCCAGTGTCTAATCACCCTCCCTGCTGGGAAACTGCATCTTATTTCAAGGTTGAATTTGTCCAACTTCAGCGTTCAGACATTGGACCTTGTGGTGCCTGTTTAGCAAGGTTGGAAAGCCCCCCACCATCAGTTCTCTTGTCCACGTGTTAGTACCTGTACACAGTGATCATGTCACCTGTCAGCCTTCTCTTCAGTAAGCTGAATAAATTGGACGCCTTAAGCCTCATACCGTAGGGCTTGTTTTCTAGTCACTGGAAAATGTTTGTGGCCCTCCTTGAAGTGTGGacacaactggacacagtatcgTAGTAGCAGTCTTACtaatgcagtgtgcagaggcaagATCACTTCTTCCTCGACTCGCTATTTCCCTTCGTACACATCCGGGGATTGCATTAGCCCCTTTTGCCACAGCcttgcactgagagctcatgttaaGGTGATTATCTATGATAATCCCCAAGTCCTTCtcggagtcactgcttcccaagagagaggctggtctacactacaaagttaggtcgacATGTCGCCTTGCATCGACTCAAATTTGTCTCCCGTCAGTATAAGTGGCCTGTGACAGTGACACGgtaaaaccacctccctgaatgaCATAGAGCCATGGTCGATGCAGTGGGAGTATAGACGCTTTGTGACCTATGTCAACCCTAATGGTCCTCTCACAGCTGTTCCACAATGTCAGACAGTGACTGTTTTGGTCACAATTGTGAATTCCACGGCCTAGAggtcacagacaccaagaaccctctctccccccatttAAAAACtctgtgaatttttgaaatgtctttttcTGATTGCCCAACTTGGGGAGCACAATTCTTTCTTGTTTATGTGCAACTGCCCAGCCAACAATGCTGGTTACATGCTGTAGACGTGCTCCTGTCTGGGGAAGACAGGAGGCATGAGATCTCTTAGGCGTGTGGGGAAAAGAGGCTGTGCAGATGTGAGTATGGACCAGTTGTAGAAACATGGGCATCTCTGAGCAGATGGCAGGGGGAAGACAGGTGAAGGGGTATGATAGGGATCAGCAGGAGTGCCATttgaaagcaaaggaactgcaGCAGGTGTACCAAGAGGTCAGGAAAGCCAACAGTTGATCTGGTGCTGAGCCAGACATCCTGGTTTTATGATGAGTTGCATACCATACTTGGTGCAGACCCCACCAACACCCTGCAGAACGCCATGGATTCCTTGTGATGTCTGAGATGCAGACCCCTGCTGTGAAcagcgaggaggaggaagaggatgaaagacACGTGACCAGGAGATCCAGTTATGCTGTGAGCCAGGATCAGTTTGAGGCTCCACCACAGTCTAGCTAGTCCCAGCGAGCGCGTCCGATGCAAGGGAAGCAACCTTGGGTAAGTGTGTGAATGCATTGTCCATTACAGTGTTTAAATGTACAGTTGGCTCCTGACCCCAACTTAGCAGAACACAGGGTTCAActtctctttgatttgttcctagTTAAAGAAGTAGCAGTACAACAAATAGAAGAAGAattttctgcttttcattcccttgCAGTGTTAGGCAGAGGGAAGGACATGCGGAacagtttgtttatgtgcacAGGGATGTCCCTGGAATCCTCCTGAGATATCGCAATGAAACTTTTATGGAGGTACACTGCTCCTCTCCTGAAGGTTTCTACAGATGGCAGCCTTGTTTCTTCTTCTGTGGTAGGACAATATCCCATGCCACTCCATGATGACTTCAGCAAGCACTGTTGCAGTAAACGGGCTAGCGACCTATGGGCCTGTGGGGCTTTAGGATACCACCACGGCTGggttctctgtgcctttgttaccctcaggaagGAAAAATTGACTAAAATCCCCACTACAGTGCTGTGCTGAGGTGCTCCAAGACTGTAATGTCAATAAGCATGTCTCGTTTAAAACTTTCGGGGAACAAGGCAGCAAGGGAGTTCAAAAACTTCACTTTCTGCTGTGACTATAAATATGATTCTTCTGCCTGCTTTATCTatagctgctgctgttgtggccTTAAAGGGGGTGCCACCTCCAAACCCATGGAAGGCCTGACCATgacaaggaggagaaagaagaggacttgggaggagtgggtgggtgagattccgtggcctgcattgtgcaggaggtcagactagatgatcataatggtcccttctgaccttaaagtctatgagtctatgagatgttcagcaagatcctgcaagccagtgctgcataaGGCCATGAGCACATGGCATGGAGGATTAATGTTATAGACAcgtgcagaaagaaagaaagtataCGGGAGAAAGTCCCATCAGGAAAAGGAGAAGGAGATGCACCTGGATATGATAGGGCTTCttcagcagcaaacacagatgctgcagattGTTGATGACCAGCAGGTGGTTCAGAAAGCAGGGGCTCACTTCTCTTTGCAGTCAATGGAGAACTCCATTGTGGCATCTCcttaccacccccaccccaaatttCTTCATGACATCAGGGGCTGCATCCCTTCCACACCACACCGGGGGACCATAAGGACAGCTTCACgaacactgacctgtgagagccaTGGGTGCTATATGTGTTGCCAAAATGGTCTGAAATGGATATGAGTGTTCTTTCCCTTGTTAAATTCTGTCCTGTTAATTTGTTTCagaagtttttaatgtatttgcttttaattaacagatttttttttgcactggttttgttattcaataaaattctatttttggAAAAATAACTCATCTTTATTACTTCACAACATAAACCCTAGGATGCCTAGTGGAAGTGAAAGCTCACATTGGTTGTTGTCTGGTGTGATAGAACTCATAGGATCAATGACAAACCCATCGTAATAGTAATAAATGTACAGCAAACAGTGCACAATGAATAGGTGCAGTGACAGTGTTATATTCATAGATCGGGTGCTTAGTGTGCACAGTCCCTAACAGGCCCTAAAATTTCAGGGCCAGGTTGAGCATTGTCTAGCGCACCACAATACTGTGGCTGACTGTTAAAGTGGTCTTTCAAGGCTTCTCTCAGCTGCATACCTCCACCTTGGCACAACCTTCTAATAGTCCTTGTGTCTGGTTGTTCAAACTCGGCAGACAGCCGCTCCACGTCCACGCTGGAGGCAGCTTTTCctcctttgcctcacagatattatgcaggacacagcagacaGTTGTAAACAATGAGAAATTTTTTTCACTGATATCCAATCTTGTGAGTGAACAACACCAGCATCCTTTCTATCTATGAAAAACACATTCACccatcattctgcacctgctgagctggtagttgaatctttcctcgGTGCTGTCGAGGTGGCCGGTGTATGGCTTTATGAGCCAGGGGAGCAAGAGGTAGGCTGAGTCCCTCAGGATCATTATTGGCATTTCAACGTCGCCAATGGAAATCTGCCGCTTGGGAATCAATGTCCCTGTTTGTATCTTTCTGAGCAGTCCTTTGCTCTTAAAAATGAGAGCATCATGTACCTCACTTGATCAGCCAGCTTTGATGTCAATGAAGCTCCTTGGTGATCCATCAGCACTTGCATAACGAGAAAAACAGGCCTTTCTGTTGGTGTACTCTGTGAGCAAGATgtgctggtgccaaaataggcaTATGCATGTCACCTATCTCCCCACTGCAGTTCGGAAACACCATTGCTGCagatccatccactatgtcctgcacgttGCCAggagtcacagtcctgcatagcagaAGATGATTAATGGCCTACACACTTCCATGACAATGGCCCCcatggtggattttccaactcccaaatgatttcccactgactggtagcaatctggcTTTGCTACCTTCCACAGTGTGATTGCcgcttgcttctccactgtcagcgCAGTTCTCATTCTGGTCTCCCTCcactggagggctggggcaagctcggCACGCAGGCCCAGAAATGTGGCCTTGCGcagctgaaagttctgcagcaactgcttctcatcccaagcctgcattatgatgcaatcccaccagtcagtgctcatttctccGGCCCAAAAGTGGCACTCCACTGTCTGCAGCTGCTCCGTGAACGCCTCCAGCAATCTTTGAACTGTTTTTTTCTATATCCTTCAGCAATCCGTCCTCCACAAAAACTGCCATTTtccctgtggctgcagttcttcttgcagctctgcaaatactggaaGATCATTCAACTGTGTTTGCAATGCTCGTGACAACAACATAGAGCTGTGTAGGCGCcgtgcttctgtcagagatgacaGACAGCAAGAGGTTCCGCGTCGGTCTGTGGGACTTGAAAAAAAGGCACCAAAATTATGGGCTGTGAATAGTAATATGGGATGGAAAAAGTTGCATGGTGAGAGCTTGACCCCTAGCTCCCAGTCATCCCTGTGCAACTTGTTTCTGCCGCATCATGCATTGCAAAAATATCCCAAAAGACAGTGCATCACATGATAAATTGCACATGGGATACCAGAGTGTACATCGCCACaggcactcctggtgagtacgtGCTGCGCCGACGCAAGGAGCCAAGCATGCTCGTGTTTGAGCAATATACTAACTGTGGCAGGTGTATGCTGACAATACTTGCATTGACCacaatttgtagtgtagacttgggcAGAGTCTGCCTTCCTGTAGGTGGAACCTGCACTCTTTGTTCCCAGGTGTACTGCCTTGTATTTGGCtagattaaaatgcattttgttggaTTGCAACTGCTTAACTTGGCAATTTGGATCACTCTGTAACAGTAACCTGTTCTCCATGTTATATGCTACCCCATCaatctgtgtcatctgcaaactttacaagtAAAGATTTTATAACATTGTCTAATTTtggtaaaaatattaaatagcattggACCATGAACTGATCCCTGGAGGCCCTGCTAAAAACAGCTCCGTTCATTGATATCTCCAGACAGCAActacattttgagatctgtcagtggcccagtttttaatccatctgATATGTAATATGTGCCCTAGTttttttgtaatcaaaatatgTCATGTGGTAACTAAATCAAGCTTTGGCAAAATTCAAGTATACTGTATCCACGCAGTTGCTTTTATCAACCAGACCTGTAATCCTGTCACCTCCCCCAACATGTTTGTTTGATAAGACCTACCTTCCATGAAACCAAGCTGACTGGCATTAATTGTATGTTTAGCCTCCGTCCTCCAATTCTTTGTTGATAGGATCCCAAATTaacttttccattattttaccCGCGGTCGACATTGGACTAACCCGCATATGATCACTCAGGTATTTTTAACGCAGCTCAGCAGTTTATCAAGTGGGTGGCAACTAACTACGTTTCACACAGGTTTTTTGGTTGTTTCCATCTGTCATGTAATAgaatgtttgtttgggttttttttttggcctggaaaCTGGTTTTTCCCTGATGTGACTTCTTAGTTGCATAATAAGCCTCAGTAAGATTTCCATTTCCACCCTGTTTTCTTGGCAGAATTCTAGTGGGTAAATATCACCTGCAAGCTTGATTTCCACCGTTTTTTAATCCAAATCAGCCTCTGGTGGAATCTGCCAGCCCGGTGGTGGTGTGAGGAGTGATTCCCAGAGAATGTGAAAAGTGAGAGGTCACTGAGGCTTAGATGACGCATGTGTCAgatggccgctgtcagaagacaggatactggtgtGGATGGaacattggcctgacccagtatggccgttcttatgatacaaactgaaacattttattgGTCAACCCTGCACAGTGTGCCTGTGCTGAAAATGAAAGGGCCAGGTTGAAAagaacaattctgttctttaaacaAAGAGCCCCTTCCCTTGGACTGATTGCAAAATCACAGCCAAGATTCTAGCCATGGGTTTGAATGATTTCTTTCCAGAAATTTGCCCAGAAAGATTAGCTTGTCTTAATGAACGGTAGAGTTAGGGCTGATTTAATGCAAGGAAAAAGATTAATCTGAATCTGCTATTTATCGGACACCCCAGTAGCCTTCACTAGATGAAGGTATTTGTCAAAATTTCCAATCCTGTCAACTGGCAGAGATGGAAAATGTTGTACCAAAGCCACATTTTCTATAGTGCCTTGTATAGTCCTTGTCTGGCATCAGCATTGATAAATGACATTCTCTGCCCAGCTGGGAAAGGAAGCTGCGTAGATCTGCCTCTCATATCACGAGCAGTGCATATGTGGCAGCTGATAAGCTCTGAAGGAGTGCATCCACAAAGAAGAAAATGCAAGGTTAGCCTTCCTGGAAATGACCTTCTCCTTATCTGGTGAAactttctctcttctctcccactGCTGCCATCTGTGATAGGGTCTTTTGGGAAAATGCCAAGCTTCCAAAACAGCCGGAACTAGTAACTTGTAGTGAACATCTCTTACAGACCAGACGCTCACACTAGCGTTTCCAAATAAGAAAGCGAAAAAAGCTGAAATCTACCATGTTGCAGCCTAAATTTTGATTATCTAATAAGGGAGGGGGTAGATGTAGCATGGTGCTAGAAATCAGGAGACacggctctatccctgcctcagtCACTGACcttgctgtgtaaccttgggcaaatcactgcaTCTCTGTTTGTTTCCCCGTCTGTTAAATGAGGATAGCTTCTTAGGAGTGCTGTGAGGTTCAGATGATGTACAATGCTTATTAAACAGTTAACTAAGGCTGTAGGAACATAGCTATTTTTACCTTTCTCCCTACTGTGCACACTAGAAACTTCACAGATTTATTGTCTGCATCTGGATTTCATCtctcctgggactcctgcctcaGAGGATTTCGGCAGTTCTCTCAGGTGGATATACAGACACACTTAGCAACTCATCTAAGAAAAGAAGCAATCTTCCTCACTACATTATAGCTACCATTGTTATTGTCAACATATGCCAGGCCTACTGGTGTATCTCTCTCCTAGCATTCAGGAATGAACCAATCCTAGCCTGGCTTGCCAGTTGTGAGTATTGAGCAATGCCATATTAAAACAAGGCTTGCTGCACCCTTTGGTAAACTTTCTATCTTATCCTCACTCTTCTAGCTGCCTATTGTACTGATTAGCAACCCAATTTCTAGTGAGCCAAAACACTGAAAAACTGTCTGCActaattttcctctctctccctcgtgGAGCAACCTTCATTTCAAAAGCATAGTCAGATCAGTGTGTAAAAATCTTATAGCTAGAAAAGGTGCTCCTGAAACGAGATGATAGAAGAACACGTGTTACTGAAATAGCTTTGGTTGATTATGGCTGTAACAGTGCCGGATTTTCCCCCAGAACAGAGTGAACCAGAGATGAATACACCAGGCAGCTACAATGTACTCAACAAAAGAGAGCCATATTGAAAAAGGGAAGGGAGATGTTCTAGTAGTTAAACgatggactgggactcaggagactgggACCTTTTGTCCTGCCCCTGGTGTTGACTTTGACTTCGTGGGCAAGTCAGCTGAGGCCTGACTTTGAAAAGTGCGAGGCTTTTTGTAACACCAGTTGATGTCCGTGGGAGCTGTAGGTGCTCTGGACACCTGAAAATCAGAGTCTGGACCAAATTCACTTCTGATATAGAAGTCCTGTGAAACCAATAGAGTTACACCTGAGGACagttttgtctctgctgcctcagtttcctcatggtaaaatggagataatggtgGTTGTGATGCCAGATAATCAGTGTTTGtcaagcactttgagattcttgGAAGGTGCTAGAGAAGAAATATTAGAATTGAAGTAACATAAAGTGTTGTGCCTGGGAACCCATGTAAATGGAGACTTAATTGTAATAATAATTCCTCTCTAGCATCTGCCAAGAATCCCAAAGTGTTTGAGGCAGAGCTTGGGTGgcaaagcacaggactgggtaggaaccctgccagggcagggaacagCAGAGTAATCTCTTGatgtatttttcactttctgtaAACAGCCCAGCTACTGAGTTGGCCTGTTTACAGTGCTCTCTGTAACTGCAGGCACACCTGGCTTGTGGGTGGTAGCTACATTGGACGAATTAATATTGCCAAGTGACTGTTGTTTCCACAGTGATGGCTAAAAAATGTTGTAAGAAGGTGGCAATCGTAAGTCCTCCACTGTCCTTGAAGGCCAGATGAGTGAACTGTTCACAGCAGAGCACATGGGGAAACGATGAGCTCAGACTTGGGAAAGTACAGTATCAGCTCTTGGATACCATGCTGCTGGGTGCTGTAGGAAATCTTGAGATAGCCCAAAAGATCTACATTCCATAACCTTGTTACTGCGTACAATGAGTGCCTCCCTTCAAGGGTTACGGGCTCGTCTCTGGAGCCCTGACTGAGTGCAGAGTTTGCGTGGTGCACATCTGGCTGAGGGGACAGTTACTGAGCGCTGGGTGTAGAGGAGAATTTTATGACTTTCAGtcattcctcctttctccccatcccaGACTCTGTCTTGGGAAGTTTAGAGACTGCTTGACACAAGATCTAGTCAGGCTGGGTTCATAGAGAGCTAGTGCTAAAATGCCCTGATCCTCCGGCTGCCAAAAGGAGAGGTGCAAAGAGCAAGCGTTCTTGCCTGTGAAGTAGTAGAGAGTTCAGAAGGAgagcctgtctcagcacaggaTGGGGAGCCAGGCATGCCTAGATTCTAATCTGGgcttttacacacacactctggctttgggcaagtcatttcacttctctGGCTTCCCCAGCTGTAAGATAACAATGATGCCACCTGGTTCCCTGGGGTGATGCGAGGACTCATTTAATTAGTGTGTTTTTAAGGTTCTGTGAACTTGAAAAGCGACAGAAGGGTTCAGTGTCTGGATGTTGCTATTCCTGACTGTTCTTTGGGACCATCTACTGAAAAGGGGAAGCTAAATGTGTCCAGCAATGTGTGAAACAGAACTGGCAGACTTAGTGGCTGTGCAACATCCAGCTGGGTATTGGCTTTATTAGCATGTTTAGATGAGACTTTATCAAAATAGGCCACAGATCCACTTGGGACTTCACTGGTATCATTATTCTGCAGCTGTGTGCTTGTGTAAGACAatatttccccctcctccagggcgTCAGTCTGACTGCAGCAAAAGAGCGGGGACAGCTTGTGTTCTTGGAAGGCCTGAAATCCTGCTTTGATGTCTTGTTTGGTGAGGAGCAGCATGTGGGGCAGACCAATCCCCTTCGGTTTATAAGGTAATGCTCTGGGGCTTTGGAAGAGGCACAGCCAGTAACTCTTGGGATTAGAAATGTTGCCACCTGTTGTGATGTTGAGCTGTCAGTCTAGTTCCTGGTATCTGCATCACAGACAACAGCATGATACCTACCACTAACTGGCCTCACTTTGCAGCAATGAGGTGAAGGATTGGGACTGAAGACCCTCTCGAACCCTCCTGAGATGGGCAGGTCTGAGGCAAGTCGCTGGGCAGTGCGTGTGTTGTTTGCACTGCAGCTATCCAGGCCGTACCTGTTGTGTGGCTAAATAAAATGAGTTGCTCTCATGGGCTGTCAGTCCAGCAATTCTCACTGGCATTAACTTCACACTCGCAAATGGAAATGAATCAAAACCCTGAAATACCCACACTGCTAAGATTatccctttccctctctcttctGGCTGCTGAGAGAGGGACTGTGCTCCATCCTCTGCTCTGTTCCTGCCTTCCTTGCACTCTGTAGTCTGCCAGTGAGCTGTAAAAGTGCTGAGTGAATTACTGAAACTAAGAAGCTAATTAGAGGGGAATCTTTCTCTGATCTGAAGCTCAGCTGTATAAGCCACCGGGGCAGCTAAGGACAGAGCTTTGCAGTAGGGATCTGCTATTACTGCTTTCTGATGTATAACTCCAAAGGCTAGTTTCTGCAGACACTTGACTACACACTGCATTCGTCCCATTATATTAGTTTAGAAGCAGACTAAATTAAGGCAGTGGGACCCCTGACTAGTGTGGGTACAGTTACagctagggctctaccaaattcactgtccattttaGCCAATTTCAGggtcagaggattttaaaaagcataaatttcatgatttctgatatttaaatctgaaatttcacggtgtttaactgcaggggtcctgacccaatgctgaaggcagcagtgcagaagtaagggtggcatggtaggGTATTGCTGTGCTGCTACTAATGGGGGCCGCCttgagagctgggcacctggccagcagctgctgcacgccagccacccagctctgaaggcagcacagaggaacgggtggcaatactgtgatctCCTACAATAACCGTGTGAAACCCCCCAgtccttttttgggtcaggacctccagttttgagaaatgctggtctcccctgtaaaatctgtatagtatagggtaaaagtacacaaaagaccagatttcacagtgcaTAATGCATTTTTCACGgtcttgaatttggtagggccctagttatagcTGTATAAAGGTGCATGTATCTGTGCAAAGCACATTTATGCTAGTATAACTGCATCTGCATTAGATAGGCTGTACTGCTCTAACTATGGGCATGTCTACAGAGGAGCTGGAGGCATAACTTCCAGCTCAGATAGACAGATCCACACTagcttccagccctacattgctgCGATTCTGTGCTATAGCTATTGCAGTACAAAAACCATGCTGAGACCAGACCACGTGAGAATTTCTGTTCCTCTTTCCAGTGAAGATGGCTCCAACCTGAAAACCATGTATGAGTTTGTCCGGACATCCCTGATGGCCTCTGGTAGCGATTCCTGGAAATGCCCCGTGTTGCTGGTGGATGATCTCAGCGTCCTGCTCAGCCTGGGTGTGAGGCCGGTTGATGTTTTGGATTTCATCCATTACTGCAGAGTTGCGGTGTGCTCCCAGTTAAAGGTACTGTTGTGTAGTGTTCCCAAAGTTCAGTAACTTTACGGCCTGGGTCGCTAGGTGGtgctcttccctctgagtcagcgCTGCTGAGCAGGGGTGAGCAGCACTGTGCTCTATAGGGGCGGGCAGAGTTCCTGACTGCTTGTGGCCATTGCAGATCCTGTGGTGCTCCCTGTGTGGGTGGGGCTTTCCCTTTTAGGATCCTGACCAGATTCTAACTCAGGTAATTACATGCTATCTACCCAAATTCCCTCTGCTGTTTCAATTCAGTCTAGACAAAGATATTTCAGAGTGCCCATCTCCATAGTATTTAAGTGCCAGGATGCAGCTATGTGATACAGTGTTCATATCCTGTCCTAAAGTGCTGTGTAGTGTTGCTGTATGCCTGTTAAATATTTgccatgtcccaccccagaggtatTTGCATTTCAGTAGTCAGGAAAGTGATAAGTAACCCTTCTTCCTCCTAGGGATATTGAGGCCTAACGAGTTAAcagctgtaaagtgctttgagttaCTTGGATGGAAGGAGGAGAAGTTTCTATTCTCTTTATTTGGTAATCTGTCTCTTATTACAGGAGTGAGGTGTCCTGTGCTGAAGCTCCTTGGTGTTTTTTGACACAGTAGGACGCTAAAGTAAATGAAGCCCTGCCTTGCCACTGACCAGAGTGGAAagtagcggggggaggggaaaaccTATACATATGATTTTTAAATGGATAGTAGTCTTCTGATGGAGAAAATGGATTCACTAGGTGAAAGGGGCAGTTGAAAGCAGAATGTGGAAGAGGACAACTTGAGGATGGAAGTTGGGGGAAAGAAAATCCCACACCCACTGCTTTTTAAACAAGTCAACTTTGTAATCACCAAACAGCACCATTGCACCCTGTGCCCACTAAGGAGAAGGGCTGGTTCTGTTATAGCTAGCTCAGCTTCCCTGGATTAAACTGTTTCACTTTAATTGGGGAAAAATATATAAACAGCTTTCAATCAGCAATTTCATAGTTTAAGAATGAAGTTATAAAACCAAAGGCAGTTGGAGCATAGTTCAAATTTCTCTCCTTTTATATACATACCCAGTGTGTCATCAAAAGAAAATGCAGAGTTTTAACAGTGTGTTCCCGGGGACCAGAATATTCAGGATCTTTAATCACTGCTTCAGAGCTATTCTTTCGCTAGTCCTGAAAGCATCTGTGCTGATCCCTTCAGATATCATTTCAGCAACTGGTCTCTCACATGCTGTTAGCTAGAGAGGAATTTTTTGTATCTACACTACTTTTAAACTGGGTATCAAAGGCATAAAATATTGATTCCCAGAGCTAGTGTTTCTTGAGAAAATAGCTCCTCAGTTCAGTGCGAAATTCAAGTGGTGGAGGGAGAAAGCAAGATATTAATCAGAACAAGGTGATTTTAATGGTCTGATATGTAGTGACTTTTCAGAACAGTGTCTTAATTTTTAGTTCAGGTTACTAGTGGTCTATTGGACTTCAGATCGCTCAGTATAGCAGGGCTTTTTAGTTATTAGTGAACCTAGCAAGTGCCAGATCATGGACAAGTGTCACTGTCAGTTCCAGGATAACTCCCATTGATTGGGATGGGAATGGAACAACCACTTGCACAGTTCTGAAATTGATTAtatttcccccccctcccccacaaaaaccaGTATGTATGACTTGAGGTAACATTTCAGAAGTTCTCCTTATCTGTGTACAAGTAACTCGTGACAGTATTACTGCTGAAAGAACCTTAAAATATCAAATTCATCTTTTACTGTTTATGCAGtgttttccccttctcccccaattTCCTATAGCTTGGATCACAAAAATAGACTACTCAGTATCACCTTTTTATTCTCTTGCTGGCTGCTAATGCTGCAATGTTTGGGATGAAAATGGTGCCAGTAAATATCTGCTTGTTTTGAATATTGTTTCCAacgtaatttaaaaataaataaataaatggaaatatttttatttctgtacaaggtagtttttttttcttttggaaaactTGAAATTTGGGCTGGAATTTGACTTGACTTTAAATAGTCAGTGGGCTGAGGCAAAGACTCTCATGATATATTTTTAATGGAACTAGTTTTGGGTTTTATAaaacttctttcttttctttcacaaaatgtaaacatTGGACTTAATCCCCCAGGCAATGCCCCTTCAGCTAGTTCTCTATTAGATGGTTCTTTAAGGTATAGCTCACAGATTGGATGTCGGCTGCTTGG
This window contains:
- the ELP6 gene encoding elongator complex protein 6 isoform X3, with amino-acid sequence MAAFWCTTSSPFISKGVSLTAAKERGQLVFLEGLKSCFDVLFGEEQHVGQTNPLRFISEDGSNLKTMYEFVRTSLMASGSDSWKCPVLLVDDLSVLLSLGVRPVDVLDFIHYCRVAVCSQLKGNIVVLVHSNDDSEDEANELVVNSLCHQSNLILWAEGLATGFCKDVHGQLKIIQKGSSELKAEQNLLRIYQYKIQDKNVTFFARGMSAAVL